In Magnetococcales bacterium, one DNA window encodes the following:
- the secB gene encoding protein-export chaperone SecB → MTEQQPDQAPSNQPVFNVERLYIKDLSFENPNAPEVYLRRNDPTVEFNLGTGVTQKGEDRYEVTLQVNARVKDGEEVLFLVDVTYAGLFRIRNLPREHLGPTLGIECPHIIFPYARRIISDLVMEGGFKPMVLDPINFAALYHQAKERESAGN, encoded by the coding sequence ATGACCGAACAACAACCGGACCAGGCGCCTTCAAACCAGCCGGTATTCAATGTCGAGCGGCTTTATATCAAGGATTTGTCTTTCGAAAATCCCAATGCCCCGGAGGTGTATTTGCGGCGCAACGATCCCACGGTGGAGTTTAATCTGGGGACCGGAGTGACCCAGAAGGGCGAGGATCGTTATGAGGTGACGTTACAGGTCAATGCCCGGGTCAAGGATGGGGAGGAGGTCCTGTTTCTGGTGGATGTGACCTATGCCGGTCTGTTCCGGATTCGCAACCTGCCGCGGGAACATCTGGGGCCGACATTGGGCATTGAATGTCCACACATCATTTTTCCCTATGCCAGGCGGATCATTTCGGATCTGGTGATGGAGGGTGGGTTCAAGCCGATGGTGTTGGATCCCATCAATTTTGCCGCCTTGTACCACCAGGCC